One Acropora palmata chromosome 2, jaAcrPala1.3, whole genome shotgun sequence genomic window carries:
- the LOC141874084 gene encoding C-reactive protein 3.3-like, which yields MFVVIASICFGLLSGVASSPPDYALEFPNKGVTDYVQIWGMRNLTQCTVCFWVKTTGAKWTAFSYASKAAENDLLLDHQYNVFLTIGNAEINTGVPITDGKFHQICATWRNSDGQWMLYKDGNLVKSGTGLKTGYTIQAAGSLTLGQEQDSVGDAFDAKQSLQGMLTNVNAWSYTLPASTIKELSRCCLAGKGDVYEWSNFIYGIRGNPHLVMPPGCPCSL from the exons atGTTTGTCGTGATCGCTAGTATCTGCTTTGGCCTCCTCTCTGGCGTTGCCAGCAGCCCACCAG ACTACGCCCTGGAGTTTCCTAATAAGGGAGTCACTGACTACGTTCAGATCTGGGGCATGCGCAATTTGACGCAATGTACAGTCTGCTTCTGGGTTAAAACAACTGGAGCGAAATGGACCGCCTTTAGCTACGCGTCAAAGGCTGCGGAAAATGACTTGCTTCTTGACCATCAATATAATGTCTTCTTGACGATCGGCAATGCTGAAAT AAACACGGGTGTGCCAATCACCGACGGTAAATTCCACCAGATCTGTGCAACTTGGAGGAACAGCGACGGCCAATGGATGCTCTACAAGGATGGCAACTTGGTGAAATCAGGGACAGGTCTCAAAACAGGTTACACCATTCAAGCTGCAGGATCCTTGACGCTGGGGCAGGAGCAAGACTCAGTTGGAGATGCCTTCGACGCTAAGCAGTCTCTCCAAGGGATGTTGACGAATGTCAATGCTTGGTCGTATACCTTGCCGGCATCAACGATCAAGGAGTTGTCACGCTGCTGCCTGGCTGGGAAGGGAGACGTGTATGAGTGGTCCAACTTCATATACGGCATCAGAGGAAACCCCCACCTTGTCATGCCACCAGGGTGCCCATGCTCTTTGTAA